The Cyclobacterium amurskyense genome contains the following window.
ATTATTCCCAATTCCATCCTCCAGAAAGCCGATGTTGGGACGGGAAACATGACTACTACTTAGTCCAAACCAAAAGTCAGGTAATTGAAGCAATGCACCAAATGCTATATCTGGATACCATTTACTATCTTCACCAGGTAAAAGGTCAATTGTGGCCGAGTTTACTGTCCTGTTCAGTAGATCTATTTGGTCACCAAAAACCATTTCTTGCAAGGTTAGGCTTCTATTTACCAGCCCCAATTGCCCACCAAAGCGAAGAAAGCTTTCATTGTTAAGTAGGAGTTTATAAGAAATATAACCTGCAATATCAGTAGACCTTATGTTTAGCAAAGATTCTGAAAACTGAGATGCTGAAAAGCCAAAACCAACATTTGTCTCATCTACGAAATTGTCATAATAAATTCCTGAAGCATTGAAATCGTAACCCAATCCAGGCCATTGCTTTCTGTAATTGATGCCAATTCTCGTCGTTTCCATGGCTCCAGCAAAAGCGGGACTTAGGTTAAGTGGCGCTGCATAGAACTGCGTAAATTGAAAATCCTGCGCCTTTAAACCGATAGGATCGGATAAAAAACAGGTGATAAATAGCATTATGAATTTAATATTTCTCATTCCAAAAGCATGAATGCACCGGTGTTACTAAAATTCCTTCCGTCTGCTGTGGTATATTTTAATTTATAAACATAATTGCCAGGGCTTGCTTTTTGTCCTCTAAATGTGCCATCCCATCCTGGATCCTTTAGGTCTTTCGACTGGTACAAGATTTCTCCCCAAGTATTCATAATAATGAAAACAAGGCTATTTATATTTAGGAATTTAGGGAAGAAAAAATCATTGAGTCCATCTCCATTTGGGCTGAAAACATTTGGTGTTTTTAGAAAAAAGTCTGTGATCTTTATTTGAAAGGAGCTACTTGTCTCACAACCCCAAATATCGGTACCTACTAAAGTGACAATATAGGTTCCTGGCTTAGTATAACGATAAACGGGAGACTCTTCCAAGGAACTGTTTCCATCACCAAAATCCCAATAGTATAGGCCAATATTTCCATTGCTCTTATTGGTAAACTGAACGTCAAAGTTAACCAGGTTTTCTCCATACAAAGGAAATGCTTCAGATAAGTATTCTCCTTTTATAAGAACGATGTTGTTTTGGACAGTAAAACTTTTGGTCTGTATACATCCATTTCCATCAGTAACTGTGACCTGGTAATTTCCGGGGCCATTGGCTTCCATCCGATAACCGTTATCGAATACTTCTCCACTGCTCCACTGTATGGAATAGGGTGCTACACCTCCATCAATACTTAGCTCAATAATTTCTAATATTTCTCTGGGCTCACACTGTGAAGTAGTCTTGTTTGAAAGACTTATCGATATCGGGTCAGGTCTTTTGACTTCAAAGGTTTGGCTTACAAAACATCCCGATTGATCTGTTATGTCTACTGAATAGCTACCATTGGTAAGGTTGTATATTGAAGCGCTACTTTCTCCATTGCTCCAATTATAGCTATATGGAGGTCTGCCACCGGATACCATAAGTGAAATCTCACCACTTTGACCATTACTGCAAGAAGTAGCATCTTGCACTAGTCCTACTGCTACTAGAAGTTCAGGTTCGATTAAATTAAATGTTCTTTCGATTGTACAGTTGCTGGCATCTTTTAGGTATACCTTATAAACCCCCGGTGCAAGATTGTAGAGGGAAGATTGCTCTGGACCATGTTCCCAGGTGGCCGTTATAGGTGCTTTACCTCCTTCGAGGTTCAGTAGAATACTTCCATCTGTGGCACCAAAACAAGAAACAGGATTGACAACAGGATCTATTTTGAATACAGGAACTTCCTCTATGGTAGTTTCTTTTATCACTGTACATCCATTCGCATCGGTAACCGTGACCTGATAAAAGCCTGGACCAATTCCCTCAAACGAACTTTGGGTTGCTCCTGTATTCCAATTGATTTTGTAAGGCTTAACACCGCCTGTAATGTCTATAGAAAGGTTGGCATCATTGGCATTATAGCAAGATACTTCCGTTTGTTCCATCAATACTTCCAATGGGGCATTGGGTTCGGAAATAGTGATGGCTGAACTGATGATTTGACAACCATTGGCATCAGTGACAGCTACTTCGTAAGTACCTGAAAAAAGTTCATCAGAACTTGGGGTATCAAGTGCCATAGGAACACCATCCTTGGTCCAATGGAAATTATAAGTTCCTGCTGCTCCTCCTTCAACCAGCAAAGCTATACTACCGGTAGCAGCGCCATAACAGGAAATATCTGATTTTTCAACCTTTGTGATAGAAAGTGGGTCAGGTTCCCTTATGTTAAATTCTTCGCTTACTTTACAAAAGTTTTCATCTCTAACAGTCACACTGTATTTCCCTGGAGAAAGAGCTTCTAGACTTGAAGCATTAGAAGTAAATCCATTTGGGCCAGTCCACTCAATACTATAATTCCCACTACCACCTGTAGGGTTCAATTCTATATGACCATCATTAGACCCATAGCAACTGATTTCATATCCATTTGTGATTGCTAATTTGGAATTAATTAATAGTGGTTTGGGTTCGGTAATACTTATAATTTCAGTGAGTGCTTCACAACCATTTTGATCCACAATAGTAAGGTGATAATCACCAGGTATTAAATTCTTGATAGAAGGACTGTTTGAGGAGAAATTCTCTGGACCTGACCAATCAAATTTATTGTTTCCGGAACCTCCTGATATGGATACATCAATCCAAGCATCGGCAGCTTCGAAACAACTGATATTATATCCGTTGAAGGAAGAAACTTCAACTTCATCAATTTTCAACCCTGATAGCGGTTGGGTAATTTCTAAATTTGTAATTTCCTTGAAACAATCGTTGGCATCTCTTACTGTAATCATATATTTACCTGCAGCAAGATTTGTAAAAAACCAATTGCTTTCTGAGGTAAGGGGAGATGTATTAACGATCTCACCACCTTCTTTCGATAACTCATACCTGTATGGGCCAGCCGAAGTCCGGGTAATGGAAGCAGCCAATACTCCAGTCTCTTGGCCGAAGCAGGAAACATGTACTTTTTCATTTGTCAGTTCTTCTATTTCTAGTCCCTGGGGTTCTGTAAGGGTATAGCTTTTGTTGATTTCACAACCGTTGGCGTCAGTTATATTGACATGGTAAATACCCGGAAAAATATTTTTTAAACTGTCAGAATCAGAAATGAAACCGTCAGGTCCATTCCATTCGATTTGACTTGTTCCAGATCCTCCCGCTATGTCTAAGTAAATAAACCCTTCATTGCCTCCATTACAATGAACTCCAAATCCACTATAGTTAGAAACGTTGTCCAGGAGGGTTAAAGGAGCAGGTTCATTTAAGTCAAAATCACTGCTGATAGTACAACCATTGTCATCGGTGACAATAACTTGGTATTTTCCGGCTTTCAGGCCTTCAAGATTTGATTCGGCAGAAGTAAAGCCATTAGGTCCTGTCCACCTATAAGATAAATCCCCTTGATTTCCTGTAATAACAAATGAAATCGAACCATTCATTCCTCCTGCACATGATACTTCATATCCATTAAATTGGGAAAGCTCCAGGTCTGTGAGTTGAAGGCCAGTTTCAGGCTGCTCTACTAAAATATCGTCAAGTCTTTTGATACAACCATTGGCATCTTCTACTGTTACCCAGTAAAGGTTACCCGGAATGTTGTCAAATGTATAAGCAGCATTGTTGAAATTAGAAACTGTTCGTGTTGTTTGTACTTCACCCATTATCCCCATAGAGAGGGTAAAAGGAGCCAATGACGGTTGGTCTATATTAATTGTGAAAGCACCATTGCTTTCTCCAAAACAAGCCACTGGCACCCGCAGATCAATTGCTTCAGATAAGATTAATTCATTGGGTTCAGAGATTTTATAGGTTGCTTCTATACTTGCCCCATTTTCATCAGCTAATTCAAGGGAATAATAGCCAGCAGTAAGGTTTTCAAGGAAACTATCGGTAGAATTAAAGCCATTCGGTCCAGTCCAGTTATAGGTATAAATACCGGTACCACCAGAAGGGTTTGGTTTTATAACTCCTCCAGCTGTACCAAAGCAACTTATTTGGTAGCCATTGACCTCAGGGATGTTTGGGGTTAGGGTTAAAGGAGGAGGGGCATTTAAAATTATTGAAGAAAGTCGAGCAGTACAATTGTTATCATCAGTTACGATAAACTGATATTCTCCAGGGCCAAGGTTGCTGATATCCTTGGTAGAGGCTTCAAAGCCATTCGGTCCGGTCCAGTAATAGTCATAGTTACCTTCTCCGCCAGTGATATCAAGGGAAATGTTACCATCATTTGCCTCCGGAAAAGATATTTCAAAACCATTATAATTTGAAATAATCGTGTCCTGTATAAGTAAACCTGTTTCTGGTTGATCAATTAAAATACCTTCCAGATGAAAATCACAGCCTTTGTTATCTTCAATTCTAAAATCGTAAAGGCCTCCTTTTAAATTTGAAAAATAGATGGTATCTGAGGCTATGTTATTTTCAGGGCCGAATACTTTCAAAAGTGTTCCGTCTTTAAAAACTTCTATGGAGAACGGAGTTGGGGTATTCTCATACAATTTGATCGCAATGGTCCCAGTTTCTTCTCCAAAACACCTAACATCTTGTCTGAGCCCAGGAAGTTCAGTTAAAGTCAATGGAGTTGGCTCACTAATGGTGTAGTTTTTGGCCAAAAAACAGCCATTTTGATCTGTAATTAAAACAGCATATTCTCCAGGGCTTAATTGTTGTTTAGAAAAATCATCTTCACCGGAATTTTTTGGTAAAACCACCAACTCAGCAGGCTCAGGGGAGTTTTCATTTTCAAAGTTGCCTGTAAACCAATCAACCGTATATTGAGGAGTACCTCCTTCTGGGCTAATGGTAATACTTCCATCAGCCACTCCATTGCAAGATACATTTTGTAAGGTTTCAGTAAAGGTTAATGGATCCGGTCCTTCAACTGTTATCCATGATGTGGTTTTTTCGCATTGGAGTGGTGCTGCACCTGCGATCTCGAATCGTCGTCCTTTGTCATGAATTTTAGCATAATAATTTCCCGGAGCTAAGTGGTTAATTTTACTCTCCACACCTATAATTGCTCCTCCAAGAGTTACGAATGAATTGCTTACATCATCAACCTCATTTTCCTGCTCATCGAACCAGACAATATCATAATTTGTCCATTCTTTACGATGATTACCTGCAAAAGGCGATGACCAACCTCCTTTTATAAGTAAACTAATCTCTCCATTATCGTCACCATAACAAGTCACGTGATTTACAGTTTCTACAGCTTCAATTGGTTCT
Protein-coding sequences here:
- a CDS encoding T9SS C-terminal target domain-containing protein, whose translation is MKIISKYILPSIILFLIFGSQIFEIKGELISPFASITIEDQIDTQVKFNGDLTITLEMLSITYAGDKSNLSLEIKGGTGYSFTGQTISPTIQYEENWEAKGKEIIVNVQITDGVDLSEVYPFKVLVIPPTLPLAYSENSCKGIISLTLSAYKPSQRYEESFPFTFKLIDEVGDTISVISVNNTAPFQTSATVNFGQDFELNREIEYQIYAIDNLGREYLRSAGPLGQAYSLDFELNFAGLLCPEDKTGLVEFIIFNATLPVNNFIIIDSEGKEKPTDFEVISDSDGFVVIQAKDMEPGTYTLEIEDRFQCNGRESFEIIIPEPIEAVETVNHVTCYGDDNGEISLLIKGGWSSPFAGNHRKEWTNYDIVWFDEQENEVDDVSNSFVTLGGAIIGVESKINHLAPGNYYAKIHDKGRRFEIAGAAPLQCEKTTSWITVEGPDPLTFTETLQNVSCNGVADGSITISPEGGTPQYTVDWFTGNFENENSPEPAELVVLPKNSGEDDFSKQQLSPGEYAVLITDQNGCFLAKNYTISEPTPLTLTELPGLRQDVRCFGEETGTIAIKLYENTPTPFSIEVFKDGTLLKVFGPENNIASDTIYFSNLKGGLYDFRIEDNKGCDFHLEGILIDQPETGLLIQDTIISNYNGFEISFPEANDGNISLDITGGEGNYDYYWTGPNGFEASTKDISNLGPGEYQFIVTDDNNCTARLSSIILNAPPPLTLTPNIPEVNGYQISCFGTAGGVIKPNPSGGTGIYTYNWTGPNGFNSTDSFLENLTAGYYSLELADENGASIEATYKISEPNELILSEAIDLRVPVACFGESNGAFTINIDQPSLAPFTLSMGIMGEVQTTRTVSNFNNAAYTFDNIPGNLYWVTVEDANGCIKRLDDILVEQPETGLQLTDLELSQFNGYEVSCAGGMNGSISFVITGNQGDLSYRWTGPNGFTSAESNLEGLKAGKYQVIVTDDNGCTISSDFDLNEPAPLTLLDNVSNYSGFGVHCNGGNEGFIYLDIAGGSGTSQIEWNGPDGFISDSDSLKNIFPGIYHVNITDANGCEINKSYTLTEPQGLEIEELTNEKVHVSCFGQETGVLAASITRTSAGPYRYELSKEGGEIVNTSPLTSESNWFFTNLAAGKYMITVRDANDCFKEITNLEITQPLSGLKIDEVEVSSFNGYNISCFEAADAWIDVSISGGSGNNKFDWSGPENFSSNSPSIKNLIPGDYHLTIVDQNGCEALTEIISITEPKPLLINSKLAITNGYEISCYGSNDGHIELNPTGGSGNYSIEWTGPNGFTSNASSLEALSPGKYSVTVRDENFCKVSEEFNIREPDPLSITKVEKSDISCYGAATGSIALLVEGGAAGTYNFHWTKDGVPMALDTPSSDELFSGTYEVAVTDANGCQIISSAITISEPNAPLEVLMEQTEVSCYNANDANLSIDITGGVKPYKINWNTGATQSSFEGIGPGFYQVTVTDANGCTVIKETTIEEVPVFKIDPVVNPVSCFGATDGSILLNLEGGKAPITATWEHGPEQSSLYNLAPGVYKVYLKDASNCTIERTFNLIEPELLVAVGLVQDATSCSNGQSGEISLMVSGGRPPYSYNWSNGESSASIYNLTNGSYSVDITDQSGCFVSQTFEVKRPDPISISLSNKTTSQCEPREILEIIELSIDGGVAPYSIQWSSGEVFDNGYRMEANGPGNYQVTVTDGNGCIQTKSFTVQNNIVLIKGEYLSEAFPLYGENLVNFDVQFTNKSNGNIGLYYWDFGDGNSSLEESPVYRYTKPGTYIVTLVGTDIWGCETSSSFQIKITDFFLKTPNVFSPNGDGLNDFFFPKFLNINSLVFIIMNTWGEILYQSKDLKDPGWDGTFRGQKASPGNYVYKLKYTTADGRNFSNTGAFMLLE
- a CDS encoding PorP/SprF family type IX secretion system membrane protein, with protein sequence MLFITCFLSDPIGLKAQDFQFTQFYAAPLNLSPAFAGAMETTRIGINYRKQWPGLGYDFNASGIYYDNFVDETNVGFGFSASQFSESLLNIRSTDIAGYISYKLLLNNESFLRFGGQLGLVNRSLTLQEMVFGDQIDLLNRTVNSATIDLLPGEDSKWYPDIAFGALLQLPDFWFGLSSSHVSRPNIGFLEDGIGNNLPIKWDVHGGYVKNLDRRMFKSGEMRKVLSVSFNYKRQGTFQQIEVIPQVQIENFIGGLGFRNITRFNELPDQNSINAVLGFSLLSGITMAYSYDYMLNKFSSPAHVSHEVSIYFTDLRRKKFMQTILPCPTSNGRRY